In Rhodopirellula sp. P2, the DNA window CATTCCGCGACGGAGAAAACCGCTGGTTGGCCTTGGGGGTAGGCCAGGTTCTCCCCGCCTTGTTCCAGCACCAACATGAAAGGCCCCACACAGTGCCCGCAGCCCTCCGAATCGACCATGTTGAGGGTCGTATCGCCTTCACGGTCAGCGGTGGCAAGGCCAGCCCCGACGAAGCTGCAATCGGTCGCCCCGCAGCTCGGGCAAGCGAGTGTCGTCAGTGGCTCGCCATCGTCAGGCGTGACCGCTCCCGCCTGGATGGCAAGCCACTGCAGCGCTGATCCGCTTGGCAGGATCGAGCGAAAGAGATTTGAGAGAGCGAATCGGCGTTGTCGATTCGGTCGAAACGTGTTTGACGGGATTTGGGTTTTGTGTACCATTGGGGTTCCTTGTTCGGGGTCTTTGCTTGGCAGCGAGATTTCAATTGGCCTTTCGGTGTTGGTCGCACCGAAAGGCTTTTTTCGTTGGCTGCTCACGATGCCAGCTCACGACGTGGGGTTCTCGATCGCTGCTCCATGTAGGCGGTCAGTTGATCTAACGACGCCTCGTCGTAGAAGTTCCAGCCATCAGGCCGTTGACTGGCTGGTCGGACATATTTGCACCGCAATGCGTAATCCAGTTGGTTGCGTTTGACTTCGCACCCAAGCCGTCGTTCGGCGGCGGCCACAAGTTCGGCTCTTGTCATCAATTGCATCGAATCCGCTCCTAAGAGTTTGTGAAGAACGCCGGGTAGTCCCGGCGTTCATGTCGTCTCAGGCGGCGTTATGCCGGTAACTTCCAATTCCACCAATAGCGTTTTTCGGATCAATACCCGTCGGGGAGGACGACCCAATCTTGGGATTTCAGTCTTTCTATCTCCCGTTCATCGAACGACTTACGCGCGGCAGACTCCCATACGTCGTAGTGTTCCGCGTCGTACTCTTGGCTCCACTCCGAATAATTTTCTTCTGCCCATTCGGCGAATTCTTCATCGTCATCGCCCTCCCAACTGTCTGCCCGAGTGTCTTCGAGGTATTGGTCCCAGTCGTCAGCCTTTGGGTCGCTGTATTCGTTGCTGACAAGATCCTCTAGGCCGTACTCCCAAAGTCCGTCCAGGTACTCGGTCAGACTGTCCTCATCGAATCGCCGGACCAATTCCAAGCCAAGCGTCTCGCAGACTTTGGCGAACGCTTCGATTTGCATTCCTCGCGTCCCATCGCAGAATCGGTGCAGAGTACTTTGACCCACGCCGCTCGCAGCCGCAGCCGCGTTGACGGAATACCCATCGAATTTCATCACATCGCAGATAACAGTCGTCTTCATCACATTTCCCTTTTTGTTGCATTGGTAGCTATGCCGTAGTGGCATAACGCCATCCTAGCAAGGTGCCGAATGGCGTCAAGGGATTGCTATGCCGCTATGGCATAATCGAAAGACTAGCGTTTCCGTGGCGGATGAAATTTCACATCGAGCGAGCCACCGATTGCCGCGGCCAAGCTGGCAAGGAAAGCGATATTTGGCTTTCGGTGCCCGTTCAAAACGTGGCCCAAGGCCACGGGATTGATGCCCATCGCCTCCGCAAGATCCTTCTTGGCGTAGTCGGCCAAGTGAGGCCGGATCTCATCCAGGATCGCATCCAGGTCCACCCCGGCGGACGCAGGGTCCAGCCGGTTTTCTTTGGGGTTGCCTTTCTTTGGCATCATTCAGCCCCTGCCAATGCACGGTCGGCGTTGGCTTGGATCACGTCGTCGCGCGAAGCAAGGCCGAACCATGCATCTGGCTGGCCAGGACGCTTGAGGCAGACGGAAACCGGCTTGCCTACATAGTCGGTCGTCGTGGTTCGTTCGCGACCGCTGGGGGCTTTGACGGTCAATGACGCGAAACACTGAACGTTGCCGACCGAGCCCGTGTAATCGCCGAAGGAAACGAACTCATGGGCGGAATAGTGCTTGTAGCAAATTGCCCGGCCATCGATTCGAAAATGGACGGTGGTCTTGGTGGTCTTCATTTTGGAAACTCCGAATAGAGGGAAACAAACTCAACCACTAAAGCATATCAACTTGATATACCATCGTCAAGCGATCCCGGTCGGATTAACCCAAAATCAGAATGGACCGCTTTCGTCAGGGTCAGGGTCGGGAGTGGTGCCGACCGCGTACGCTCCCCGCAGCCGGGCCGCGGTGTTCTCGGGGTCGCCCTCGATGTCCAAGAGCACCCCAAGCCAATCGCCTCCACCGCGACGGTGCGAAGTGTGAGACACTACCGCGACAACTTCGCCGAACTTCGCCGCGATCGCCTCAGTGATGACGGTGGACGCCTCATCGCGGCGGTCTGCAATCAGGACTTGGCCGCCCACATCGAGCACCAACCACGGGGCGTCGTGGGGGATTGAATCGAGAATTTGCAGGTAGTTGCGGCAGAGGTCTTGGGGCGTCATTGAGTCATCCGTGATTGGGAGAGTGGCCGATCAGTGTACCGGCCAACTCCCAAACGATGGACCCCAAACGCTACGCCAGGCAGCCAGGGTTGGCGGCGACGAACTGGTTGTACGATTCCGCGAAGGGATCGTCTTCATCATCGAAACCGAACTGGCTTGCCTCAGATTCGACGCTGGGCGATTCATCCGACACAATGGTCGGACGGACGCCCCATCGCGTCAGCACGCGATTCACGATGTCTGATTGCTGCCGGTACGCGGCACACTCAGGGCAGAGATTGGCAGCCCACGGGCCAAGTTGCACGTCTCGTGATGCACCGCATGTTCCGCATTTTTTCGTTGACATTGGTTCGTGTCCTTTCGCTGGGTTGTCCAGCGAATAGCAAAGCCCAATCACCCGGTTAGTGGACGCAGCAATCACACCGCGCCGAACGTCTCGTCACTCCCCGCCAATGCGGATCAGTGCTTCGATGGTTCCCGAATGATTGGGCTTTGGCATTCTCGCTTAGATTGTGATTGGAGGCGTTGTCACTGGGGGCCAAGAGAAACCCGCCGGTCAAGTTGAACAAGCCACTACGCAAGTTCAACGGCCAAACGATGCAAGGACTATTGCGGGCCAGTCCAGCCAAGTCAAGAAACATTTTCGGTGATTCCCTAACGTTTTGACTTCGGATGAGTCCGGGTCAACTTTGGCTTTCCTCGCGAGCTTGCCGAACCTCCCGGCAGCGGTCGATAGCATCATAGGCGTTTTGGTCGGGGATCTCGACCAATCCCGTCATGTCGATTTTCGTTTCACCGATCTCGCAGAAACGAGCGATCATGACCCGTAGTTGGTCGATGGCCTCGGCGGTCTGGCTGGCCCGCTCCCGCAGATCCCCGAGACCCGGCAGAGCCTCGACCGGCCCGAAGCTCGGTGAATTGATCGCGGAAGCGAATTCCCGAAAGAACTCGCCTTGGATCGCGGCCATCGTGTTGAGCGAACGCATCTGGCGTAGTTCCTCGTGGGATGCCTGCCGTTCGTAGGTCTCATCGTCCATCGCGCGGATCTGGTCGCGTTCTTGATCGGTCAGCATGATTCAACCCCGCATGCCGAAAGCGATCTGTTTGGGGTCCACGCTTGGACCACTGGAGCCGGCCACCTGTTTGACGCGCAGACCGCCGCCAGTGGCAGCGGCGTAGATCCGATCCAGGGTTGCCGCTTGGCGTTCCGCAGCCACGGCAACCTTGGCCATGGCTGCATCCGCCACAGCTCCGGCCCCAATCTGCATCTGACCCATGGGCTGGACTTCGGCAGGTTCGCGGCCATTTACTCGATCCATCATCCGGCCCCACTGCTTTTGATCGACTCCGCCAAACTCCCGCGGGCCTGCTGCCTTCCGACTCGCAGCCAGGTTGCCAGCGATGGCGTGAAGCTTGTCGTTTGCTTCGGTCGATGATCGACCGCCACTCAAGACCGCTTGTTGGTTTTGAGTGGCCAGGCCAGCCAGGTCCGACATTCCTCCGGCTTGGCGTTGCTTTTCAGCGGTGACTTGCTTCTCATAGCCGACGCGATCCTTTGCCAGCTTGGTTGTCTTCTCTTCGACCTCTGTGGACTCGTCAACCACGTATTGCTCTTTACCGGCCTTGGCTTTGTCGTCGATCTCGAGACCGGCAACCTCTTGATTCCGTGCTTCCTTCTCCCGCTGGTTGCGGGCGTCTAGCCGCTGCATCTGCCGTTGATGCAACTGTTCGTTCACTCGATCAATCTCGCCCTGCATCCCGCCAAGTTGTGCGGTTTCCAGTTCCGGCAATTCGAGCTTGACACCGCCCAACAGGTCGTTGGCGATCTTGGCGTAATTGGTGATCGCATCAGCATACGCTTTGGGGTTGGGCGTTCTGCCGCTCATGTGGTCAATGGCGATGTTCCATTGGGCCTTCAAAATCTCAATCAAAGAACCAAAGATCGCAGAACCATTTTCGGTCAGGTTTTGGAAAATCTGCGTGGTCCCGTCGAGCCACCAGCCGCCAAGCGTCACGGCGTTGGTGAAGAACGTCTTCACATGCTGATACGAATCGAGCATTGCCCCGGCGACGATGTTGACCGTTTGCCTCCAATGCAGATCGATGTCGCTCACCAGCTCGAAGAACGTATTCGCGATTTCGCCAGTGGCCGACATGACAGGGCCGACGATGTTCTGAGATACCCACTGGAATCGCTCGACGATGGAAGGAAGCCATTCAGAGCGGACCCGTTGCACAAAGCCCGTCATATTGGCCGTGACACCCTTCATGTCGAACCCTTCCGCGATGGCTCCCCCAATGTCGCCCATGAGGATCGAAACGTTGTCTTTGAACGTTGACCAAACCCCGGTCAGCGTGCCCGCTTGGCTGGCCATTCCGTCGAAGGCCATGCCGCCCTCAGCCGTCATCGACCGCATTGCACGCTGCATGTCCGCAAAGCTGATTTGGCCCTTGCTGGCCATTGCCCGGATCTCTTCGCCGGTCTTGCCCATCATCTCGGCCAACTTGCGACCGAGCGGGATCCCGCGTTCGTTGAACTGATCCAGGGACTCGGTCATCAAGGCCCCTCGGGACTGGACCTTGCCGTAAATGCCAGCCAGCTCCCCAATGTCGTTCCCAGTCGCCGCGGCAACGTCACCGAGGGTTTTGAGCACCGGGACAACTTGTTCACTCGACGTGCCGAAAGCCAACAGCATTTTGGCAGCGTCAGCGAGGCCATCGAACTGGAACGGGGTCGAAGCCGCGAAGTCTTGGAGCTCTTCCATCTTCTTTTTGGCGGCGTCAGCCGATCCAAGAAGCGTCTTGAATTGCGTTTCTGTTTGTTCCAGACGCGCGGCAACCGGGACGCTAACCGCGGCCAACCCGGCGAATGCCCCGGCAACGCCAGCCACACCGGCAGCGATTCCAGCGGTGGCCCCTGCCCCGACGCGAACCAAAGATCCAAGGCCGGATCTCACCTGATTCATTTTGCCCGTGACGGTGCTGAATCCCCGGGTGCTCAGTTGGACGTACGCTTCTGCGAGTTCAAATGCCATCTTGTTTCTCTCAGGTGTTTGGTTTGGGTCAGTCGCGGGAAAGTGCGAAGCCAATCAGGTCCAGATTCAATTCGATGAGGCTCACCGTTTTGCGGCGGACCTGGAATCGAGCGGTCAATTCATCGATCGAGTGTTCGCACAGATCACCGATCGTGTGGACGCCTCCGGCCCCAAAGATGCGAGCGATCACGGGGGACGTGACTTTGCTCACGGGGTCGTCTTCGGTGATCCTTGGCCGGAACGCCGCGGTCTCATCGAAAGCCCACTTGATCGCGTCGTGGGCGCCGTCGCGGTCGCCATCGCGAAGCAGATCAACCACCAATTCGCGAAACTCTGCTGCGACCCTCAGTAGCTCGGGGTGTCCTTCAATCACGCTGCGACTCCTTCGGTGCTCGGTCTCAGGTGCAACCCATGGCCAGCCAGGGCATCTTGCAGCCGTTTCGCGATTCCTTTTCCGATCAATTGGATCTCCCGCACTTCGTCGAATGTCAGGCCGCAAAGATCACCGATCGTGTGGATCCCAGCCCGGTGCAAAAGTGTGGCGGTGCGTCCGCCGTCCAAAGAAACCACGGCATCGGCATAGGTCAGCCTTTCGTTTGCTGCTTCCGCCAACGACACGAAACAACGCTCAATCGCGGCATGGGCCTTGGCTGGCTCACCCGAGATGATCGCGCATTCGGCCATGCGAGCGTGCATTTCGGCAATGCTATCGGCGTCGATCATGCACGTCCCTTTGCGTTTCTACTTGGGTCTACTTTGGAAATGCGAGATCCTGAAATGTCAGCAATTGTTAGCATCCGAATCTGTCATTCGGATATCAGGTTTTTTCAGGTTCGCCACGATCAACGGAGCAACCGGCTGGCCATGTCTTTGGCTTGCTGATTGTTCGATTCGGTCACTTCACGAACGTCCAAGAGGCGGCATGAGGCCGAATAGGATTCGGTAGCCTCACCGTCGCCAAGCAAACCACGCTCTTTGAGGATGCTTTTGATCTGGGGGTCGTTGAGTAAGGCTTTCAAGGTGTCTTCTTCGTCGTCGTACTCAACTTCTGCCTTGACGCCTGGGTCATTCATGATCGTTTTGAAAACGTCCGCCTTCGAAGCGGTTTTCATCATCGGGCCTTGGAGCAATTCGGCGGTTTCTTTCGTCAACAGTGGCATGGTCTTGGGTCCGTTGGGTGTTTGGAAAAACTGGTCTTGATCGGTTGGTCCGTATCGGTATGTTCCGGCTTCGCCGCTCCGTGGCTGGGTCGCGGCGGGTTCCGGGGATCTTCCGCCCAGGAACCAAGAAAAAGCACCTCGGCATGTCGTCCGCCGGGGTGCTTTTTTCATGCGCGGTCAGACGCTCAGGAACGATTCGCCGTCTCTCACGGCGAACGGATCGCGGGCTCGTGCTTCGGCCTTCTCTTTGGCTTCCGCGGCGGCGGCGGCCTCGATCTGCTCACGGGTCCAGGGAGGCATCACGAAGTTGTGCGGGCTTGGGTGCTTCGGATCGATGTTGGCCGCGTCAATTTTCTTGCAACGTGACTGCTCTTTGTGGACGCGGGCCAGGTCACGTTGTGCCAGCCAGATGGTATGGCCGATTTCACTTTTTCGATTGATGAGACTCCGCAGCTCCGCGAAGTCTTCCGCCGTCACGTCCTCGCGGAAAAACCGCATCGTCGGAACTCCCGTCTTCGATCGCATCGACTCGACTTTCGCGGTTGCCGCATCCTCAGCGGCTTTGGCTTTCGGCTTCAGCCGCTCGATGGTTTTGGTCAATTCGTCGGCCTGCTCCCGCAGGGCGGGAAGCTTGGCCTGGTTCTCGCAATCTTGAATCCGGGCCTTGCATCGCTCCACACACTCAAAGAACCAATCCACGTCGGCCCCGAGTGTGTCCGTCACCTCGATGATGTCTTGGGCGGTCGGTTGCCCATCGGCCTCGGTGGCGAGCGAGACGGCCATCTGCCGGGCTTTGGCGAGTGCTTCGGATTCGGCAGCGGCTTTGGCTGCGTTG includes these proteins:
- a CDS encoding helix-turn-helix domain-containing protein, whose protein sequence is MKTTVICDVMKFDGYSVNAAAAASGVGQSTLHRFCDGTRGMQIEAFAKVCETLGLELVRRFDEDSLTEYLDGLWEYGLEDLVSNEYSDPKADDWDQYLEDTRADSWEGDDDEEFAEWAEENYSEWSQEYDAEHYDVWESAARKSFDEREIERLKSQDWVVLPDGY
- a CDS encoding helix-turn-helix domain-containing protein, which translates into the protein MMPKKGNPKENRLDPASAGVDLDAILDEIRPHLADYAKKDLAEAMGINPVALGHVLNGHRKPNIAFLASLAAAIGGSLDVKFHPPRKR
- a CDS encoding tape measure protein, with protein sequence MAFELAEAYVQLSTRGFSTVTGKMNQVRSGLGSLVRVGAGATAGIAAGVAGVAGAFAGLAAVSVPVAARLEQTETQFKTLLGSADAAKKKMEELQDFAASTPFQFDGLADAAKMLLAFGTSSEQVVPVLKTLGDVAAATGNDIGELAGIYGKVQSRGALMTESLDQFNERGIPLGRKLAEMMGKTGEEIRAMASKGQISFADMQRAMRSMTAEGGMAFDGMASQAGTLTGVWSTFKDNVSILMGDIGGAIAEGFDMKGVTANMTGFVQRVRSEWLPSIVERFQWVSQNIVGPVMSATGEIANTFFELVSDIDLHWRQTVNIVAGAMLDSYQHVKTFFTNAVTLGGWWLDGTTQIFQNLTENGSAIFGSLIEILKAQWNIAIDHMSGRTPNPKAYADAITNYAKIANDLLGGVKLELPELETAQLGGMQGEIDRVNEQLHQRQMQRLDARNQREKEARNQEVAGLEIDDKAKAGKEQYVVDESTEVEEKTTKLAKDRVGYEKQVTAEKQRQAGGMSDLAGLATQNQQAVLSGGRSSTEANDKLHAIAGNLAASRKAAGPREFGGVDQKQWGRMMDRVNGREPAEVQPMGQMQIGAGAVADAAMAKVAVAAERQAATLDRIYAAATGGGLRVKQVAGSSGPSVDPKQIAFGMRG